In Clostridium ljungdahlii DSM 13528, the genomic window TTTAACAATTTTATCTTCTATAAATAATGGTGCTCCCTTACATACTTTTACACAGAGTCCACAGGTTGTACATTTGTTTTTATCTATTTTAACTTCAGCACATTCATAAAATCGACCAGTTTTTAATGGCATAGATATTCAACTCCTTTCACTATTTACCAAACATGCTATTTAAAACACTCCAAAATACATCAACATCATCATCGATTTCTTCTGGTTTAAAGCCAACTACTCTCAGCATACTTATACCTATATACAATGCTATTATTGCATAAGCAGACTTATTTATATCCGTTTCTTTAAAGTCACCAACCTTATTTCCATAATTAATAATTGATGAAATTCCTTTACAATCGCCTTTATATACTTCATGTAAAACTGCCTGCAGCTTTGCATCTACCATTGCCCTTGAAAAGAAACTTACAAATAACTTAGCTTTTTTTGCTGGCGGAATATTCATTGACCCCACCCCATGAATTTCAGATACATTTAATTTAGTTTCAAATTCCTTATCAATGTTGTAATACTCTGGCAAAGCATTTTTCTGAACTATCTTCAGAATTTGAAATGGGGTCATATTCTTCCCTACTTCACTATTTATCTTTGTACCATAATAGCTTAAAAATGCTTTAAAGGCTTCAAGAATAAGATTGTCCTTACTTTTAAAATAGTAACTAATAACACCTTTAGAACAATTAGCCTCTTTTGCCACCATGTCCAGTGACATTTTTTCTATACCCACCTTACAAATACACTCTAGCGTTGAATTAATTATTTGACTTCTTCTTATAGGCTCCATCCCAACTTTAGGCATACATTTCCCCCTAATATGTGATTATTTTATTTTGACCAGTCATCTTAAAATAACAATACCACCTTTATAATAAAAAAACAATATGACAACACTTATAAAAAACTGTCATATTGTTTACTGTTAATTTTGCTGTACCTATCTAAAATTCAACTTCATCTGTAGACTTTAACTGTACAAACCTTCCTCCTAATACATTATTATTTATTACTCAATATTCCATATATTCTCCATCCTTTGGAATAGAAACCTGTCCTAAAAGTGAATTATCCTTTAAAAAACTTCTTAGTTCCTTTCTCATAAGACTGCAGTGATTCCAAGCCTCCATGTGAACAACAATCACTTTGGATTTTGGCACTTTTTTGCAAATATGAAATATATCCTCTTTATTCATGGTAATAGGAATACCTCCCTCTGTCAACTGTGCAGCACCTGCAAAAATAACAACTAATTCAGGATTATAAATTTCTAATGCTTTCTCTACTTCCAAACACCATACTGTATCCCCTGTTATATATAATGAGGGTTCATTTTTAGTTTTAATAACATATCCTGAAACTATCCCCATTTGTTTTGCAACTTCACCCTTACCATGTTGACCCCCTACACGTTTAAAAATAATATCATTCCAACAACAATCTTTTTCAATTGGATTAACAGAGTAAAATTCCTTTTGTCTCACTTTTACTTCATCCTCACTCTGACAGAATATAGGTATATTTTTAGGTAATAATCTTGCTGCCGTTTCATCAAAATGATCGCTGTGCATATGAGTTAAAAGGACTGCATCAGTTCTTACAATATCATTGACATCAATAGGCAATTCCACCAGTGGATTTCTATTTCTATTTGACACATTAGGAATATAAGGCATTGTTCCTTTTTTACTAAGCACTGGATCAACTAGAATTGTCTTATTATTTATAATTAGCCTTAATGTTGCATGGCGTATAAGCTGAATTCTCATAGTTTTTCCTCCTTGTATATGATATATTAATTATAAGTCATACTGCTTTTACTTGGAGAAAGTAATTGCCTATTTTCAGTTTCATCATGAAAGGAAATTTATAATTATGCTTGACCAAACAGATATAAAGATTTTAACCTTATTAAAAGAAAATTCTAGGCTTCAATGGCGTGAAATTGGAGAGTTAGTTCATTTAACAGGACAAGCAGTAGCAAATAGAATTAAGAAAATGGGAAAGGAAGGAATCATTGAAAAGTATACCATAAATTTAAATAACACAAAACTTGATAAAAGCTTAATTGCCTATATAACTGTTTTTATGAAAACCTCCAATCATCCTGCTTTTATACAATTTGTTAAAAACAATAAATTCATAATTGAGTGCCACAGGATAAGCGGAGATGGCTGCTATTTATTAAAGGTAAATGTAACTGATGAAGAAAATCTTATGTGCTTGTTAAATAAAATTTTAGGCTTTGGAAATTATCGTCTAAATATATCTATTAGTAGGATAAAGTAACTCTATCGTCCAATTTTTTTACCTTCACAGAAATTTTTGAGTAATATTTATTGGGGTTTTTAGTTATTATTTCATCTGACATATTTTCTATATAAACACTTCCACAAATGTTAAGATGATTATTCTCTATAAACTCGTTTAATTTATCAAAATTTTTCATGTCTTCAGCTAAATAGCTATTATCATAAGTTATAACATAAAGTCCTGCTGGCTTTATGGTTTTTTCTACATTTACATTTTGAGAAACCTTATAAAAATATCTATAAGTTTTGATGCTATCCTCAATTGCCCCATCATAATCAAGATAGACACCTAATGGATAACCATAAACTAATTTCTTACTTTTCGAATAATCTATAAAACTAACAAAATCTTCTTCAAAATTGTCAATATCAAATTTCATTTTCGGTCCTAAAAACAACAATTCTTGCTTACAATTTTTCAAAAAAATCTTGTCACAACTAATATTAGATATAACAGGAATATTACTAGTTCGCTGTTCTATAATATAATTCATTTGATTTAACCTATTGAGTTCCTCCAGTATTTTTTGCTTCTGGTCAGTAATTAAGTTAATAAGATTATGAGGAGATACATTTTCCATATAGTTCTTTATTTTCTTTAATGGTATATCTAAATCTTTTAGAGCAAGGATAATACTTACTTCGTCTAATTGACTATAGGAATAATACCTATAGCCATTTTCCTTTACAAATACAGGTTTCAATATTCCTACATTATCATAATATATTAAGTTTTTTCTGTTTATGCCAGACAGCTTAGAAAAAGCCCCTATAGTTAAATATTTTTTTGAACTTATAAAATCATTCATGACCTATACCTTTTATAATTATTATAATATTTAATAATAACTTTCTTTTTGAAGATATTCTATCTTGAAAAGTGTTGACTGTCAAGTTACTGTACAGTTTATACTATTTCTTATACATAAAAATTACATATGAAAGGATACTATAATGCTAAAGCTATTTAGACACTTTAAAGTTAATAAAATACTTTTAGGTTCACTATTCGTAATAATTTTGCTTAAAACTGTAGGTACCTTATATATCCCCACATTAACTGCAGATATAATAAATAATGGTGTAATAAAAGGTAACATTCATTATGTATTAAGAACTGGTGGAATAATGATAGGCACTGCTGTATTTACAGGCATACTTGCTATAATTTCTACATATTTTTCTTCAAATTTATCATCAACACTTTCCAGAGATATTAGAAGCAAAATATTTTCTCACGCACAAGAACTGTCAATAAATGATTTTAAACATTTTTCCACCTCATCTTTAATTACAAGATGTACAAGTGATGTAAATCAAATTGAAAATACATTAACCATGCTTTTTGAAATGATTATTCCAGTTCCATTTATAACTCTGGTAGGAATGTTTTTAGCTTTTTCCAAAGATAAATATATGGCTCTTATAATCTCTATAGCAGGAACAATTTTTATAATATTTATTATGCTTATAAGTAAAAAAGTAATAAATTTATCGAATAAAATCCAAGTTGGGTTAGATAAAATAAATTCTAGAGTAAGGCAATATATTTCAGGAATAAGAATTATACGTGCTTTTAATCGAGAAAAGCACGAAAAAGAATTAATAGATAATGCATTTACAAATTATGCAGATATTAATGTAAAACTTAATAAGACATTTGCTATAGTTATGCCAGCTATAATGGCTATAATGAATGTTTGTGCTGTTGCTGTCTTATGGTTTGGAACAATAAGAATAAGTAGAGGAACTATGCAGGTAGGAGATATTATGGCCGTTATTGAATATGCAATAATAATATTGGTCTACCTAGTAATGGCTGTTATTGTATTAATTAATATACCACGTGCCAGCACCTGTTCAAGGCGTATATTGGAAGTATTGCAATACAAACCTGAAATAGTAGATGAAAAAGTAACTGAGGCCATTTCAAATAATATAAAGACCTTAGAATTCAGGAATGTCACATTTTCCTATAAAGATGCCGAAAAACCTGTTTTAAAAAATGTTAGCTTTGTATGTGAAAGCGGTAAAACTACTGCAATCATAGGAGCCACTGGTTCAGGAAAAAGTACTATTGGAAAATTAATACCAAGATTACATGAAATACAAGATGGTAAAATCTTGATTAATGGTGTCAATACAAAATATTTTTCTCAAAAAAATTTAAGAGATATGATAAGTTTTTCACCTCAAAAAGCATTCCTATTTAGTGGAACCATAGTTGACAATATACGGCACGGGAAAAAGGATGCAACTATAAATGAGATAAAAAGTGCTGCAAAAATGGCTCAGGCGGATAAATTTATTTCTGAGCTAAATCTAGGCTATGAATCCTTTGTATCACAAGGTGGCAGTAATTTTTCAGGCGGGCAGAGGCAGAGATTATGCATAGCAAGGGCCTTAATTAAGGACAGTGATATATATATATTTGATGACAGTTTTTCTGCCCTGGATTATAAAACAGATGCAAAATTAAGAGAAGCCATAAAACCAAGATTAAAAGATTCAATTGTCATAACCATTGCCCAAAGAATAAGCACAATTATAGAGGCAGATCAAATTGTAGTCCTGGAAGAAGGAAAAATAGCCGGAATAGGTACCCACACAGAACTTCTTAAAAGTTGTCCCATATATTTAAAAATAGCTGAATCACAATTAAGTGAGGAGGAACTGGTATGCTAAATGAAGAAAATTCAACAGATGCAATTTCTTTTGATACTGAAATGTCCGTAGAGAAAGCTAAAGACACAAGGAAAACTGTTATAAGATTAATAAAATTACTTCTAAATCAAAAGTGGAAAATAATTGTTGTCATATTTTTTACTATTATAAGCTTAGCCTTTACAATGACTGCTCCATTAATTTTTAGCAAAGCTATCAATACTATTTATGAAGGAATAAAGAATGTATCACATACTGGTTACTTCAATATAAATTTTAATATCATAAAAAAGCTTTCATTGATACTTCTTATTATATATTTACTATCCTCATTTGCTAATTATATTGAGCAGAACATAATGGCTGCTG contains:
- a CDS encoding TetR family transcriptional regulator — protein: MPKVGMEPIRRSQIINSTLECICKVGIEKMSLDMVAKEANCSKGVISYYFKSKDNLILEAFKAFLSYYGTKINSEVGKNMTPFQILKIVQKNALPEYYNIDKEFETKLNVSEIHGVGSMNIPPAKKAKLFVSFFSRAMVDAKLQAVLHEVYKGDCKGISSIINYGNKVGDFKETDINKSAYAIIALYIGISMLRVVGFKPEEIDDDVDVFWSVLNSMFGK
- a CDS encoding MBL fold metallo-hydrolase; translation: MRIQLIRHATLRLIINNKTILVDPVLSKKGTMPYIPNVSNRNRNPLVELPIDVNDIVRTDAVLLTHMHSDHFDETAARLLPKNIPIFCQSEDEVKVRQKEFYSVNPIEKDCCWNDIIFKRVGGQHGKGEVAKQMGIVSGYVIKTKNEPSLYITGDTVWCLEVEKALEIYNPELVVIFAGAAQLTEGGIPITMNKEDIFHICKKVPKSKVIVVHMEAWNHCSLMRKELRSFLKDNSLLGQVSIPKDGEYMEY
- a CDS encoding Lrp/AsnC family transcriptional regulator; its protein translation is MLDQTDIKILTLLKENSRLQWREIGELVHLTGQAVANRIKKMGKEGIIEKYTINLNNTKLDKSLIAYITVFMKTSNHPAFIQFVKNNKFIIECHRISGDGCYLLKVNVTDEENLMCLLNKILGFGNYRLNISISRIK
- a CDS encoding MerR family transcriptional regulator — translated: MNDFISSKKYLTIGAFSKLSGINRKNLIYYDNVGILKPVFVKENGYRYYSYSQLDEVSIILALKDLDIPLKKIKNYMENVSPHNLINLITDQKQKILEELNRLNQMNYIIEQRTSNIPVISNISCDKIFLKNCKQELLFLGPKMKFDIDNFEEDFVSFIDYSKSKKLVYGYPLGVYLDYDGAIEDSIKTYRYFYKVSQNVNVEKTIKPAGLYVITYDNSYLAEDMKNFDKLNEFIENNHLNICGSVYIENMSDEIITKNPNKYYSKISVKVKKLDDRVTLSY
- a CDS encoding ABC transporter ATP-binding protein; translated protein: MLKLFRHFKVNKILLGSLFVIILLKTVGTLYIPTLTADIINNGVIKGNIHYVLRTGGIMIGTAVFTGILAIISTYFSSNLSSTLSRDIRSKIFSHAQELSINDFKHFSTSSLITRCTSDVNQIENTLTMLFEMIIPVPFITLVGMFLAFSKDKYMALIISIAGTIFIIFIMLISKKVINLSNKIQVGLDKINSRVRQYISGIRIIRAFNREKHEKELIDNAFTNYADINVKLNKTFAIVMPAIMAIMNVCAVAVLWFGTIRISRGTMQVGDIMAVIEYAIIILVYLVMAVIVLINIPRASTCSRRILEVLQYKPEIVDEKVTEAISNNIKTLEFRNVTFSYKDAEKPVLKNVSFVCESGKTTAIIGATGSGKSTIGKLIPRLHEIQDGKILINGVNTKYFSQKNLRDMISFSPQKAFLFSGTIVDNIRHGKKDATINEIKSAAKMAQADKFISELNLGYESFVSQGGSNFSGGQRQRLCIARALIKDSDIYIFDDSFSALDYKTDAKLREAIKPRLKDSIVITIAQRISTIIEADQIVVLEEGKIAGIGTHTELLKSCPIYLKIAESQLSEEELVC